acactgtaactaattatcattacactataaacggacactgtaactaattatcattacactataaactgacactgtaactaattatcattacactacaaactgacactgtaactaattatcattacactacaaactgacactgtaactgattatcattacactataaactgacactgtaactaattatcattacactataaactgacactgtaactaattatcattacactataaactgacactaactaattatcattacactataaactgacactgtaactaattatcattacactacaaactgacactgtaactgattatcattacactataaactgacgttgtaactaattatcattacactataaactgacactgtaactaattatcattacactataaactGACACTGTcactaattatcattacactacaaAACTGACACTAACtgattatcattacactataaactgacactgtagctaattatcattacactacaaactgacactgtaactaattatcattacactacaaACTGACACagtaactaattatcattacactacaaactgacactgtaactaattatcattacactataaactgacactgtaactaattatcattacactataaaactgacactgtaactaattatcattacactacaaactgacactgtaactaattatcattacactataaactgacactgtaactaattatcattacactataaactgacactgtaactaattatcattacactataaacGGACACTGTAACTAATTTTCATTACACTATAAACTGACAttgtaactaattatcattacacttTAAACTGACGttgtaactaattatcattacactataaactgacattgtaactaattatcattacactataaactgacactgtaactaattatcattacactataaaactgacactgtaactaattatcagtatactacaaactgacactgtaactaattatcattacactataaactgacactgtaactgattatcattacactacaaactgacactgtaactaattatcattacactataaactgacactgtaactaattatcattacactataaactgacactgtaactgattatcattacactataaaactgacactgtaactgATTATCATTATACTATAAACTGACGCTGTAACTAATTATAATCACACTAtaaaactgacactgtaactgattatcattacactacaaactgacactgtaactaattatcattacactacaaaactgacattttaactaattatcattacactataaactgacactgtaactaattatcattacactataaactgacactataactaattatcattacactataaactgacactgtaactaattatcattacactataaactgacactgtaactaattatcattacactataaaactgacactgtaactaattatcagtatgctacaaactgacactgtaactaattatcattacactataaaactgacactgtaactgattatcattacactataaaactaacactgtaactaattatcattacactataaactgacactgtaactaattatcattacactacaaactgacactgtaactaattatcattacactataaactgacactgtaactaattatcattacactataaaactgacactgtaactaattatcagcatgctacaaactgacactgtaactaattatcattacactataaaacTGACCCTGTAACtgattatcattacactataaactgacactgtaactaattataatCACACTATAAAACTGACGCTGTAACtgattatcattacactacaaactgacactgtaactaattatcattacactacaaAACTGGCATTTtaactaattatcattacactataaactgacactataactaattatcattacactacaaactgacactgtaactaattatcattacactataaaacTGACGttgtaattaattatcattacactataaaactgacactgtaactgattatcattacactacaaactgacactgtaactaattatcattacactacaaactgacactgtaactaattatcattacactataaactgacactgtaactgattttcattacactataaactgacactgtaactgattttcattacactataaactgacactgtaactaattatcattacactataaactgacattgtaactaattatcattacacCATAAACTGACAttgtaactaattatcattacactataaactgacattgtaactaattatcattacactataaactgacacagtaactaattatcattacactatcaaactgacactgtaactgATTATCATGACACTataaactgacactgtaactaattatcattacactataaactgacacagtaactaattatcattacactatcaaactgacactgtaactgATTATCATGACActacaaactgacactgtaactaattatcattacactataaactgacacagtaactaattatcattacactacaaaactgacactgtaactgATTATCATTACACTCTAAACTGACGTTGTAACTGATTATCAGTATACTataaactgacactgtaactaattatcattacactacaaactgacactgtaactgattatcattacactataaaacTGACGttgtaactaattatcattacactataaaacTGACACTAACtgattatcattacactataaaactgacactgtaactgattatcattacactataaaactgacactgtaactaattatcattacactacaaACTGACGTTGTAACtgattatcattacactacaaactgacactgtaactaattatcattacactacaaACTGACGTTGTAACtgattatcattacactacaaAACTGATGCCGAATTGATTATCATGACATTAAATAGTTGGGATTGTAAGTTTGTGAAAGTGATAGATTCATGACAATATCTATGAATGTTTCAACACATAATTTGTATAGTATTATTCATTAGTCGTAAATTTTATCAATACATTGGTTGTTTtgatatatgcatgtatacTTCTGTcgataatcttttttttttttactataaaCATGATAATTTGGTTTATGTTTTTCCAATAGCTGTTACAAAAAGTGTATTCGCTTCATTTTCTGACAATTCATTAGCTTGTGTGTTATGCTTTTCTACTGTTATATCATTCTAATGAGTGACATCGTACTTTGTATGAACTCATAATGAatagtttttatatacatactgCTTGGTCTTTGGCCACAGAGGAATCTATTGCACGGCTGACCTTGGGTTGTGGTGTCATGGCAGCATTGTGCACAGTTTACAATGGATCGTTTCCCTGTTGTGCCAGCTAAAGTGGCCATAACACTACATACCTAATATAACAGATATAGTTATGgaacatattttatacatagtTACCGAAGATATGAAAAACTGTTAACACAATGTTTTCTAAAGCTGATCTCTGGCCAGCTGTTATAAGGGCGGAATGAACCATCAAATTACTGTTTTTCTATTGGTTATCCATAAAAAAACgagaaaacaaataatgaagAACTATAGAATAAGGAAATGTTTATCTAAGGCATCCTCAAACTTTCCTTTCAGTTGACGATAACATACCATAAGGTAAAGGACACCTGTTTAATTCACATAAATACAATAAGATCTATCTCCACTTACCTTTGTTTATTTTGCATAAGAATATCTACATTTTATTAACGACGAATATTCCTAccacattaaaacaaaatgcatGTATTATTTTACGTAGGTGTAATTACACTATAAATGGAATGTGAAGTTTTTGTCTACTCCATATTGTGTTGGGACATGTACGTACTAGGTATACTTTAGTAAGTTAGTGATTGATGGCTTAGTTTTATGTCTGGCAGATCCATGTAATTGTTCGCTCTGGTTCGGAAAATAAACAGCTAACTATTTTTCAAGGCAATAAGGAATGCCGATTGGGGTGGATTGTTGAAGTCGAGAGAAAAGCGAAATTGACCTATGCTTAGTGTGAGTTTCAAAATGTGCATTCAATATGAGCCGTCAAGGTAGCTTGACAGGCTCAAGTGGTcttcaaatattaaaaacagtaccGTTATGGCGAGatgattttatctttatttactGATTaacgaaaaacaaaaaacaaaaaaaaaacaaaaaaaaactcacTGCTTTTGAACGACATCCTGCGTTGAACCTTAATGCCAGACTGTCCGTCGTGATTTGTTCCAAGAAGCAATCCTGAAGTTAAGATATGATTTATTTAGCATTACACAACAGACTCATATATATCTAGTTAACAATCTAAGCTAtgaattaacaaataaatatatatataataaatcgACAGACACTGGGTCCTTCTAGGCCATTGATGCTAAAGGGGAAAAGTGTGAAACTCAAAAGGGAAAGTCATCAAATTATAAATGAgattaaacaatgaaatattaagAAACGGATGTACAAATTCCTCTGATCAACAAATCAGGATTTTTTGGGAAGAGatgtttaaaaaagaaattgatatacatttatatatcccACAGTGCTGTTACtactaaatacatatatagttataaagGTCTCTGTTACTACTACAATGTATTAACATATATGTAGAAACATCTCCGggaaaacaatatcaaaatatgaacaatatatatatatatatataagggtcaaagaagtaatatgaatagtataatccagataacactggatcctcacataaatgtatggaggatacgaactacttgtaatgattatatggggcaaagaagtaattcaaacagtgtaaacaataaggtttgttaaattttcgaggcaatccgcccctttatcaaaacacaaaaaatcacaaatacaatcacataatatatatatataagaagtactggaaatacaatataatacaataagaataatgttttagtaactggagaaaccacaatgaacccttcggcaaacgtgggccgaaggcggatactagcgtgactgcatcatgttctccagttactaaaacattattcttattgtattatattgtatttccagtacttcttatatatatatattatgtgattgtatttgtgattttttgtgttttgataaaggggtggattgcctcgaaaatttaacaaaccttattgtttacactgtttgaattacttctttgccccatatatatatatatatatataatatatgtacaattcgtatccatgtatgtaaatacattgcgatccaggtattctatatcatcttatagacgacttccacaatgatcatgtcagggtatcgggccgaccatcactgcgccattgaaacgttcttttttaagaacgccgatgtggcgcagcggtataggctgcgggtatttctggctaggcgattgggtgccgtagatcgtgagttcgaggcccggtcagggcacgagtcaaaaagttgtcttccttcgtcatttgtgtttctaagctatatatatatatataatatatatatatatatgaaagcgctagtgtgaatttctggtttgtgttttttattattattactatatgtatatatatatatctgaagaCAAGAGGGAATTAGACTAGGTGTTCTGGGGGTGAGGCGTCTTTTAATTCCAGGTCAAATCGAGGTGATGTCACATTCTCTACATGAGAACCGGGATGGTAGCATACAACATAGAACCTTTTTGGGGCTCTGATCACTGCAGCTTTGGAGATACGCAACATTTGGGATACGTTTTCTTGCTAGTAAGTTCCTTTCATAAAGTGTCACTTGGTAATCTTATTAGTTCAAATACGGCCCGATTTTGAGCGCCAATATGCCAAGTTAGTAGTGGGTTTAGACAAGCTTAAGTACTGTATAAAATCGATAGTATGGGTCTCTACCCGATCTTCGCCTTTAGTTTTAGCAAAGGACCGGCTCGTCGCTGTCAATGTAATGCTACCAGGTGGGTATTATGCAGAGTGGTGGCACTATGAAACGTTCATTAACGGCCCAATAACCCGCGAGCACCGTCTTTTTATAACCTAGCTGATTCGATGACGATATTTTAACCCAAAATAAACCCGCTGAATAATAAAATGTTACTTGAAGTGTATCTCTGATAACATTCTCACCGATTATTAACAAGTCGTTAATCCTGTGTTACATTATGATGCTATTGAGCGATATATACAAAGGAATATGTTTCATAGTGACAGAAATAAACAAGTGGTATATTTTACCTCGTCGTCCATACAGGTCACTTGGCCGACACAATCCTCGACACTTGCAGCATCATTACATGAAGTGCAGTTTATTTTCGCCATGactacaaaatatttctttctgGTTTATAAAAGACAATAAATAAACTATTTCGGACGTGTACAAATCACTGTGAACATTATTAAGCTTATTCAAGAAGTATTGCATTACAACGTTACAACTAATCCGTTCATTGATGGAAGGAAAGATACATATTTGTCAAAGTCATAATGGCGTAAATTGTCTTTAAACTGTTGATGTCGAGTTTCCGCTGAAACATACATGTTTACAGCtaataacaaattttaaatgtgTAATCCTTAACAAGGCCTGAAGTGATATATGCCCATATTAACGCTCTATTATTTGACTGACATTTAATATGACTCAAATATTACTAAAATCCAAATGAagtaaataatttattaaaatacgtgtatataaaaaaaattagcaACCACTTACCAAAAGGCCAAGTAacaagaaggacgaaacattctgaaaagaaatggaaaacgttgaaatataaacaatatttacttaATAACAAGttgtatcaaattatattaCACGCTCTTATTGGAAACCGCAACACTCGGAGAAAGCCCATGTAGTCGGCCAGCTAACCTCATGCTTATTTCCATCCGTTCATTCAATTGAACCCCGCCCACCTAGGTGAAGTATGTTTCATATCATTGTATGCCCCTCCACATATATCAAGAATGAAAgtatatgaaattgaaattgcCACCCACCAGGGTGACATTTAAATTTATAATATAAAGAAGCTGCACCCATACAATAATGGCAACtacaatcaatatcaaaatatagataaaaacatataaGAACCTATGCTAGCATTAGTGGGGTTGACATAAAAACCGCCACAAAGACCTTCATGGTATACCATATCATGAATGTCTTCCATATCATTATGTGCCACACGGTGTCACCAAACGCCTTATAAATCACATTAAGGTTTACGTAATCCATATGTTTTTCGCAATACCTGTGTGTGGATGCCAAACCAATGGCTTTACACACATGTACGTCGGGGGTTCTTGGGAATTGATTTCAGGTACACAAGCCGGGCTCTTTCTTTGAAAGACCGTACTTCCTGGTTTCAGATCCCCTACCATcaaatcagtctcaaaatgagAGACGAAACAAATCCAAGCGAACAAATAAATTTGTCATTAAATAGAGAACAATTTTAATGTGTTTATCAATTTCTACtatttgaaaaatacaaaatgtaacaagCTGAACCTGTATGATCTTTCGATAGCGATCAGCTGCTTCGGTCAGTTAAAAGAAGTAATTGGTAAATGCGAAAAGCTGTAAACCCTGCTTTACttaccaaatatatattttagatgCACCATGGCTGATTCAAATATGATGATTCCAGTAAGGCGTAAAATAAGGTTAAAGGTCTAAATGGTTTCGTGGTCCTGCCAGAGATAAGATATGTCTCTGTGTGCAGTGTGACCGATTACGTAGACTACTTGTCGTAGTTATGTACAAGACCTATATACTTTCACACATATATGGCCAGGTAAATCAATGGCTTAATGgctggcagccactgattggccagtatgttatgaagtaagaaaatagatatgtagcctgataggtaactacAGTCTATAAAATGTTGACATacatttcgtaagtccgattgaatATTTTTCTAAAAGTTCAGgttataataattaacaggtaaacatttcagatttttgagaatttttactgcgaaattcacccattttcaaaatagctaccctggagaaaatttgagctgaaggaccctattttttattattttttttattatgtgttttatgagaccctaaacttgtgatataaaccataattgtcatatcaAATTCAagtatttgaataaaatactcCTTAACGTAACACTAAAGTCAATGGAAAACAACTGGTTGGTTGGTTCCTTGTACACTATCACTACAAGGTGCGCTTACCTGTCGACGGTGATTACCATATCGTACCAACTTATTGTTACCAGCTTGTACACACTTACCACCTTAGTGTACACAAGTATTAATTAAGCTTTACTTGTCATTTAAGTCAGTGGAAGATAGCAGAGCTGTTTATGAAAC
Above is a window of Pecten maximus unplaced genomic scaffold, xPecMax1.1, whole genome shotgun sequence DNA encoding:
- the LOC117319817 gene encoding uncharacterized protein LOC117319817 translates to MAKINCTSCNDAASVEDCVGQVTCMDDEDCFLEQITTDSLALRFNAGCRSKAVCSVMATLAGTTGKRSIVNCAQCCHDTTTQGQPCNRFLCGQRPSITVSAMQCQQCPHPVASASDCPHMVTCKPTELCYSDIYMYGGSILRYMRGCREKS